The window ATCAACTAAAAATGTACAAAAACAAAACTAAACTTCTATAATACATGCATAATCCAAATGTGTGTAAGTTATAAGTATTCTTTATACTGTTCGTTGTCGATAGTCTACCACTGTCTGAGCAATGCGGGTATGTCACGCATGCATGTATAGTAAATTTTAGGGTTTAGGGTTTAGCCGAGCATGACGTAAAGGAGAAAGAGAAAAGCATTACAGCGAAGGCGAAGTCAAACAACATTGGAGTCGTTCTCAAACAAGTGTTTTATTTTGGTTTGTCACATTGAAAGTCGTCACGTGCGTTCTCAAATTATGATTTAAAACCTATTTTAATAGAAGAAACTCGAAAGTCTTGACCATGTTACTGTTAACGATTTTCTAAAGTTGCAAATGTACGACATCGAGCGAATTTGGAAATGTACGACGACATTTGCAAGCAATACGCCAATACATCAATCAATCAATCGAATAGATAAAAAATTTCAAATCGAAATGAATCAAGAGAGCACAAACTCAAATCCAAATGAGACGCAAACTTCATGCTACGAATCCGAGATTTTAAGCTTCCAAGCATCGTCTTTTTTTAATTTTTTTTTAATTTTTTATTTTATTTTAAGGTATGATTTGTTGGAATGGGCTGTGAAATATTTTTGTCATATTAAATTGTAGCACAATAAGTGAAATGCTCCAACTATATATTCTATATATTGTAGCACAATATCTAACCATTTGATTGTTTATTACAAGAGTTCACGCTACAATCGTATATGTCATGTATGTATAGTAGAAATTTGAAAAATAAATATTAAAAACATGTTGCATTTGTTTTAGGGACTTGAATATTCTGAACACAATTTAGACCTTGCATGAAATTCTTTTTCGCGCGAGGCGGGCTATGATGTTTGAGGAGGTGGCAAATGGCGGTGTGGGAGTCGACGAGGGTGGTGGTGGTGGCACGTATGGCGGCGCGTGGGAGCGTAAACAAGGTTTCGAGGAGGCCGAGATTGAGAGAGTCGTACTAGAACGAGACGAGAATGGTGTGGAGCTCGTGGAGAGGCATGGAAACACAGAGTTTCGGGTTTCAACTAAGAGTTTCCAAACTTTTGGACAATTGGAAAAGAACTTATTGTTGATGAGGCAATAAGTAGAGCTGATAGCAACTACAACATGCACAATAGTTGTAAGTGACTTGAGCAGAGCGGAAGATGACATTGTTTATAACTTTTAAAATATGTCAACACAACATCAATCTGTCTTTATTAGTAAGAGACTGAGTTGTTAGACGTGAATAGAAGTGAATTCTTAGATATTTTCTGGTCATTAACTCTAAATAATATATATGTATCGTGACGTTCACCCGACATGCCCAATACATACATTTTAGAGACTTAAGACGAACAACTAAAAACTAAAATGTAGCCTCGTATAATAAACTTGAGGGTTCACCGAACAAATTGCCGTGGTCGGAACTACCTACACTTTTACCGCCAAAGTAAAAAAATTTTTACTCACGGTCCGTGACTCACCAGGAATCGAACGTCCAATATCCTGCCAGATGTTACTAACTTCGCCACCCAATCACGCCGCGACACTTGGCACACCACCTGAATCAAATTACTTCTTTCCTCTTCTCCCTCATTTCCCTCCCCAAAAACCCTAAACCCTGATTTTTGGGTCGTCACTGTGATTCCTCTCCTCTTTCAAAACCCTAAGGGTGAAGCCGAAGCTGATCTCCCTAGCATGCGAAGCTCCCCTGAGCTCTAGTACACTAGTACTCGGCGGCCGTTTGAAGATGTCGAGCTTGGCGTTTTTACTCGGTTTGATTCTTTTGACCATGGCGGACCAAACGGCGTCGCATTTGAGCTCCGGTGGTCCGCACATCGCCGACGTCAATATCCTGCTGCCTCCGAAGATGACGCATCCGGTTGAGTATAGGCTTCAGGGAAGCGACGGCTGCTTCAAATGGTAAGTAGAGTAGTACACTAGTAGATACGAGCTTTGTTTTAGTGAAATTGAGCGAGCTTGATGCTATGTTTGGTTAGGACCTAAGTATTGAACCCTAGAATTTTAGGTCTGTTATTAGATAGTTAAGTTTTGATTGAAATTGATGAGCATTGAACCTTTAGATGAGATTTTGAAAGAATTGAAACCGAAGTAACGAAACCGTAGACTTTCTGTTTGGTTAGAATGAGATTTGGAAAGGATAGAAGAGAAGAACGGAAGTGATGAAGCCTAGAAGATTATGTCATTTAGGTATTTGGTTTCAATTTTGTAGTTGAAATGGAACTGGTTTTCGACAAGTAAGTAGGAAAGCTTTTAGTGTGGTTTCATGAAGCTGTGTTTGACTAGCCCCTGTTGAGTTTAGGACTGATAACCTTTTGATCAGATTTACAAACCGCGAAGCTCTGTTTGGTCAGAGAGAAACTTTGAAAAATAATTAAAAAATAGTGATATTGAACCATGTGTTTCCACTTGTTTGGATTATTTGATATCAGTTTTGATATTGAAATGCAATTCAGTCTCCTCTGGATATCCTTCTTTTCCCTAATTCGATATTGATTGTCGCAGGTCGTGGGATCATCATGATATTCTATCTGTTCTGCCTGAATATAATGCAACTGGTCACTGCTCAACGAGTGCAAGGTTGACGTCTGTTGCTCCTTATAGTGGGAGGAAGGAGACTGCTGTTTATGCTACTGATGTTAATACTGGAGTTGTGATTCGATGCAAAGTTTTTATTGACAAACTTTCCAGAATCCAGATATTTCATAATTCTGTTAAACTTGACTTAGATGGGCTTGCCACTCTTCAAGTCCGCGCCTTTGATGATGAAGGTATTTTCATAATGTTGATCACCACAATATATATGAGCCTATTGAATTATCTTTTTGAGTTGTTGAAACGCACTGAATTGTTAATGCCCATTTTCATCCCTGTTGTCTCCTTTTGTTACCAAAGTAATAAATATGTATATCCTCTTTTATTGTCTTGAGTAATGTGTTGGGTTGTTACTTAATCCTAGTTTAAGTTCTACTTGATACTGTTTGCATCTCCCTTCTTAGTTTCACACATTTGCGATTCTGGGTTATAAAGAGCGACTTAGAAATGATCCTGCTTTATGTTTGTGTGTCTAAGAGTGTGTGTATATATATGTATAGTATATATTTTCCTATAGTTTAGATAGAGCTGTGTTTCTTATTAATTTATACTGTTGAGATTAGAGTTACCTTTAAGGAAACAAAAACAGCTTGGGGTGACGCAGAGCGGCTAAACATGGTCCATGAGATACTAGATCACCTTGGCCTGTTCAGTTGCCCTGCTTTAAGATTGTGTGATGATGCAGAAAATATTCTGTGTTCAATAGATTAGCTTACAGCATGCACCAACTAACATCAAATACATTGCTTGTCTAAGTTGTACAAGGATTCTAAAACTATTAGGAGGTTCATTAGATGCTGGCCTATTACATTCATTTTCTGACCTTTTTTTTGATAGTTGTCTACCCTTCAATTTAGTTTTGATTTGGTTCAGTAAACTTTAATATTTGTCATTTTCCTTGCAGAAAATGTGTTTTCGTCACTGGTGGGATTGCAATTCATGTGGCAGCTATTATCTGAAACCAATGTACATCACCTCGTTCATGTTCCTCTTAAGGACTCTCCCCTGAGTGACTGTGGTGGATTGTGTGGAGACTTAGATGTCCAAATAAAACTTGAAGATAATGTAAGCATACTTCTTTTGGGTGTGAATAAGCAACAAGCTGGTTAATCAATTTGCATTTAACATTTTTTCTTTCATGAACAGGGTGTATTCTCTGACATGTATGTTGTAAAAGGAATCGAAATTGGGCATGAGATTGTTTCTGTGCATTTGCTTGAGCCACAATTCAAGCACATGGCTGATAAGATTGTCCTAACCGTGGCAGAAGCCATGTCACTTGAACCTCCCTCACCTGTACTTGTCCTTGTTGGCGCTGCTGTTCGTTATAATCTGAAAGTCATTCGTGAGAACAAGGCTCAAGGTTCTATTTCATTCCTTCTTCTAGTTCTGTATATTAGTAATTATTATTTTTAGGTCTATTCCACTGTGTTTGTCTAATTATCTGAACTTGATGACCATAGTTATGGCCTGTCAGATTCGACGTTCTTTTGATGGTATAAAGTATAAACCTGCGCTATTGTAGTGCTTAACAGGTGATACCCACTGTACTACCTTTTTTGATTTGGCTTTTAACCTTTGCAGTGGTAAATTTGCCGTCTCCACATCATCAATGGTCTTCGTCAAACTCTTCAGTTGCTAATGTTGACTCTACGTCAGGATTGACAAACGCATTGAGCTTAGGGGTTACAAATGTTATAGTTGAAGATACAAGGGTTACTGGCCACATACAAGTGTCCTCACTGAATGTTGTCCTGCCAGATTCTTTATCTTTATACATGACACCTCTTTCTGCTTCTGGTGATCCTGTACAAGGAACTAAAGCGATTCCGTCCATGACCCGTTGGTTTGGTGTTTCTGGTCATCAGTACCTCATTCAAATGAAGGTTTTCTCCCAGGGGCCAGATGCACAAGAAATTTACATTACAGAGGTAACACATGCATTCTTCCAGGATCATTGTTTGCATAATCATATATCCAGTTGTTATGCATTTGGAACTTACAGATAACGAGTGTCCTTAATCAACTTTTTAGCTCAAAATAGAAAAAGTATATTATTAAAGGTGTCATTGTCTACCGCTTTTGGTGGTACTTTATCTTGCACAATGTTATAGAATTGTGTACTCATAATTACTACCTTTTGGTCCTTATTTCTGCAAACGTACTTCACATTTGATGCACGGCCTTTTTTCTATTATGGTGAATTCTGTTATTTTCTTTAATTTACTTCATAAGAGTTCATTATGGTTTTGGCTACCTTCTGCTAAGAAATTCCTTAACTGATTGCAGAATGATGATCTAAAGCTGTCCAAAACCCATTCAGATTATTGGCAAATTTTTCCTGTATCAGATGATATTGCAGTCAAACATAGCTGGCAGAATTCTGTAGTCCTAAAAGCAACTTCATGGGGACAGGGAAAATTGACAGCTTCATTGACGTACTTTAGTGCTCTAGATGAAACGAAGGAGGTAATATTCATTATTAGCTGTTATTTTCTTTCTGATTTGTATCTTTTTTCGGGTGGGTGGGTTGCTCATCTGTTCTCTGTAATGTTCTCAAAGATTTTTTTTTGCTTAAGTTGGCTCGTTGTCTTGTAGGTTCTCAAGGTTGTGCAAGAACTCACTATATGTGATCAAGTGAAGTTCAGTTTGAACAAAACTGTTGCTTCTCCAACCATTCTCCTTCCTTGGGTCCCTTCTATTTATCAGGAGGTCGAGCTGAAGGTTTCAGGAGGTTTGTAGTTCTTGATGCTCAAATTCTTTTAGCATATGATACCGAGATGTTGGTTAAATGCTCTAAACACTACTAAATTACACAGGTTGTGCAAAAGCCTCGACAGACTACAAGTGGTACTCCTCAGACATGGGTATTGTGTCTGTATCTGCTTCTGGTGTTGTCCAGGCTAAGAAGCCTGGTAAAGCTACCATTAAAGTGCTATCCATTTTCGATTCATTCAATTATGATGAGGTAATATAATCAGCTCAATCTATTAGTTTTTCTTCTTTTGCCTCGTAGGTCTGAGTATATGCAGACTTGCTCCTTACTTTATTTGTTTATATAATTATTTATGCTTCATGCTTTTGTCAATTCCTGCTTGATTGATTTGAAGTTTTGTACTTTGGACAACTGAATGGTTGATATCAAGATTCTTCCACACACCCATCTGGACCCCCAGCCTCAAATGCTATATTCAAATTCCTTTATTTGTCTTCCTTGTCTATCCTAGATTTTTAAGTTCAGTTCTGTTGTAGGTGGTCATTGAAGTTTCTGTCCCCACATCTATGTCCATGCTTCCTAACTTCCCTGTGGAGACTGTTGTAGGATCACATCTTCAAGCTGCTGTAACAATGAAAGCATCAAATGGTAATGCTATATACTTTAGAGCCACAAGCTACTTTAGTTTTGTTTTTCTGGCAACCTTTAAGTTTTTTAATGGGTGTTGACAGTTCATATTTTATCTTTTATTGCAGGTGCCTACTTTTATAGATGTGATGCTTTCAGTTCCATCGTAAGGTGGAAGGTAGGGAGTGGGCCTTTCAACATCGTCAAAGGAGAAGCAGCTGATTTACACATGTTAGGGAGTGCTGAGTTTCATACATCAAGTTATGGTGCTCCATGTTCATGGGCAGAGTTATATGCTTCTGCTTCTGGTCGAGCAACTCTTCATGCTACATTACCTAATGAATATCACAACTCTGGAAGCTCTTTTCATGGACCTATTGTCTTAAAAGCATCTTCACTTATTGGGGCATATCCACCACTTAATGTTCGTCAGGCTGGTGATGGAAATCATTATGGTGGTTACTTTTTTGATTTGGCTCTAACAGAAACTGACAATCCTTTGGTAAAGTTGGATAAAGTGTACCTTGTGCCTGGAACGTGTCTGGATATCATGCTTCTTGGTGGTCCCGAACAGTGGAAGATTGGTGTCGAGTTTGTGGAAACTGTGGAAATCTTAAATAAAGAACATGGTCACACTGATGATGGTGCTTCTGTGCAACGATTATCTGAGACCTATAGGAGTCTGTACAGGGTTTCATGCGAGATGCTTGGAACCTATAATATTGTTTTCAAACGTGGTAATCTTGTTGGGGAAGACCATCCTATGCCTGCAGTGGCTGACGTGTTGATGTCTCTTATATGTAGCATTCCTACCTCGATTGTTATGATAGCTGATGAACCTGTAAATCATCTTGAAGTTATAAGGACAGCAATTCAGGCTGACCGTAGTTCAGGAAGAATTCGTGTCACTCCCATTACAGTGGCAAATAACCGCACCATTAGATTAGCTGCAGTTGGCATTAGTAGTAATGGAGAAGCTTTTGGAAATTCATCATCTCTTCATTTGCAGTGGGAACTTAACAGTTGTGATGGGCTGGCCTATTGGGATGATGCTGATAATTTACAGAGACCAAAATACAGTTGGGAAAAATTTTTGAGCCTGCAAAATGTGTCGGGAGTGTGTATTGTTCGTGCTACCGCTATCGGTTTCTACAATACCATGGGTCATCACCTTGAGAGTTCAGAGAATGCTCTTACAGATGCTATCCATTTGCAACTTGTGTCTACATTGAGGATTAGTCCAGAGTTTCATTTGGTAGTTTTCAATCCCAATGCCAAGGTAAACCTGGCAATTACTGGTGGGAGCTGTTTCTTGAAAGTTGGTGTAAATGATTCTCAGGTAGTAGAAGTCATTCAACCCCCAACCGATTTACAATGCTCACAACTGGTGCTGTCTCCTAAAGGTCTGGGGACTGCACTTGTGACAGTTAAGGATATTGGGCTTGCTCCTCCACTTGCAGCTTCTGCTGTGGTGCAAGTTGCCGAGATCGACTGGATAAAGATTGTATCACCAGAAGTTATATGCCTTATGGAAGGGAATTCACAGACAATTGATATAGTGGCCGGTATCAGTGATGGGAGAACTTTTGACTCTTATCAGTTTGCCTACATTAATATTCAAGTGCATGTTGAGGATCAAATAATTGAGGTTTTAGATATTAATTCAAACACAGGTGGTGGATACATAAATGTCCCAGAATTTAAGATTTTTGCTTCTCATCTTGGGATCACAACTTTCTTTGTCAGTGCTATGCAGCAATCTGGGCATGAAATTTTCAGTCAACCAATAATGGTGGAAGTCTATGCAGCACCAGAGATTCACCCCCATGATATATTCCTTGTACCTGGTGCATCTTATGTGCTTACTTTAAAGGGAGGCCCAACACTGGGTGTAAATGTTGAATATACGAGCATGGATGATGAAGTAGCAACAATAGATAGATCTTCAGGACGATTATCTGCGAGTTTACCTGGGAACACTACTATTAGTGCCACTGTCTTAAAAAATGGAGAAACTGTGATCTGTCGAGCATATACCACTGTTAAAGTGGGAGTTCCTTCTTCGGTGATATTGAATGCTCAAAGTGAACTGCTTGGTGTCGGCAAAGAAATGCCACTTTATCCTGTGTTTTCTGAGGGTGATCTGTTTTCTGTTTATGAGCAATGCCAAGATTACCATTGGAGCGGAGAAGATGAAAAGGTGTTGAGTTTTTATGGGCTAGAGCACTTGAATAGTGAAAAGTATGGGTCTCAACTAGACTATGCAGAAAAGTTTCGTTTTACAAGCCATATTAGTGAGGAAGACCTTGGTTTTATCAAAGTAGTGCTTGGAAGATCTGCAGGGAGAACAAATGTCGCAGTTTCATTCTCATGTGAATTTGTATCTTCCGGTTCTAAGTCATGGAGAAGAATTTACAATGCCTCGGTATCAATATCGGTGGTGCCTGATCCCCCACTTGCGCTTGGAGTTCCAATAACCTGGATTCTTCCTCCTCATTATACCACAAGTAGTCTTTTACCTTTATCTTCGGAATTGCATGGCCAATGGGATACTCAGAGTCATAAAGGAACTATCATCTATTCTTTATTGAGAAATGTTCCTTACAAAAATGAAGTTCTGCAAAAAGATGTTATTTCCATTGAGGGAGACAGAATAAAGACATCAGAAAGTAATAATCTCGCATGCATTCAGGCAAAAGATCGAATGACAGGTAGAATTGAGATTGCTGCTTGTGTCAAAGTTGCTGAGGTGGCTCAAATAAGGATTTCAGATGACTGGTTACCATTTCGCGGGGTCAATCTTGTTCTTGGTGCTGAGCTTTCTCTTCCAATAGTCTATTTGGACGCACTAGGTATCAATGTCTTAATTATATGAAGTAATTTTGGTTGTCTTAACAAAAAAGAAAGTTAAGTAATGTTACTTGATATGTTTAAGATTTAAATCTCATGTCTTTATTGTGGTTTTGCTTGGACTAGGAAACCGTTTTCATGAAGCATATGACATTGTCCTCTTTGATGCTGAAACTGACAATCCTGATGTTGTGTCTGTAAACACGACACTCGGTGGAAGTGGAATCATTCATCTCAAGGTCTAATTTATTATCTGATTTCCTTTAAAAGAAAAAAATCTTCTTAAGACAAGCTGTGAAGAAGGTTATATTTTTATAAGCAGCATGTTTTTATTGTGATTAGTAATGGAAGGACAACACTTATTCTGACTGCCCCTTTTCTAAATTGCGGTTGAAGGCAATGCGACATGGTAGAGCTCTTGTGCGAGTATCCATTGCTAGTATGCCCTTGAAGTCCGACTATATCCTGGTACATGTTTAACCCTTTCTAAAACCCTGAAAGTGTTGGAAAAGTACCACAAAAAACAAAAAACTTTACTGAGAAAAAAGTTGTTGGTTGTAAAGAGAATATGTCAAAGCTGTGTGCTATATGCTCCATGC of the Fragaria vesca subsp. vesca linkage group LG6, FraVesHawaii_1.0, whole genome shotgun sequence genome contains:
- the LOC101304495 gene encoding nuclear pore membrane glycoprotein 210-like — its product is MSSLAFLLGLILLTMADQTASHLSSGGPHIADVNILLPPKMTHPVEYRLQGSDGCFKWSWDHHDILSVLPEYNATGHCSTSARLTSVAPYSGRKETAVYATDVNTGVVIRCKVFIDKLSRIQIFHNSVKLDLDGLATLQVRAFDDEENVFSSLVGLQFMWQLLSETNVHHLVHVPLKDSPLSDCGGLCGDLDVQIKLEDNGVFSDMYVVKGIEIGHEIVSVHLLEPQFKHMADKIVLTVAEAMSLEPPSPVLVLVGAAVRYNLKVIRENKAQVVNLPSPHHQWSSSNSSVANVDSTSGLTNALSLGVTNVIVEDTRVTGHIQVSSLNVVLPDSLSLYMTPLSASGDPVQGTKAIPSMTRWFGVSGHQYLIQMKVFSQGPDAQEIYITENDDLKLSKTHSDYWQIFPVSDDIAVKHSWQNSVVLKATSWGQGKLTASLTYFSALDETKEVLKVVQELTICDQVKFSLNKTVASPTILLPWVPSIYQEVELKVSGGCAKASTDYKWYSSDMGIVSVSASGVVQAKKPGKATIKVLSIFDSFNYDEVVIEVSVPTSMSMLPNFPVETVVGSHLQAAVTMKASNGAYFYRCDAFSSIVRWKVGSGPFNIVKGEAADLHMLGSAEFHTSSYGAPCSWAELYASASGRATLHATLPNEYHNSGSSFHGPIVLKASSLIGAYPPLNVRQAGDGNHYGGYFFDLALTETDNPLVKLDKVYLVPGTCLDIMLLGGPEQWKIGVEFVETVEILNKEHGHTDDGASVQRLSETYRSLYRVSCEMLGTYNIVFKRGNLVGEDHPMPAVADVLMSLICSIPTSIVMIADEPVNHLEVIRTAIQADRSSGRIRVTPITVANNRTIRLAAVGISSNGEAFGNSSSLHLQWELNSCDGLAYWDDADNLQRPKYSWEKFLSLQNVSGVCIVRATAIGFYNTMGHHLESSENALTDAIHLQLVSTLRISPEFHLVVFNPNAKVNLAITGGSCFLKVGVNDSQVVEVIQPPTDLQCSQLVLSPKGLGTALVTVKDIGLAPPLAASAVVQVAEIDWIKIVSPEVICLMEGNSQTIDIVAGISDGRTFDSYQFAYINIQVHVEDQIIEVLDINSNTGGGYINVPEFKIFASHLGITTFFVSAMQQSGHEIFSQPIMVEVYAAPEIHPHDIFLVPGASYVLTLKGGPTLGVNVEYTSMDDEVATIDRSSGRLSASLPGNTTISATVLKNGETVICRAYTTVKVGVPSSVILNAQSELLGVGKEMPLYPVFSEGDLFSVYEQCQDYHWSGEDEKVLSFYGLEHLNSEKYGSQLDYAEKFRFTSHISEEDLGFIKVVLGRSAGRTNVAVSFSCEFVSSGSKSWRRIYNASVSISVVPDPPLALGVPITWILPPHYTTSSLLPLSSELHGQWDTQSHKGTIIYSLLRNVPYKNEVLQKDVISIEGDRIKTSESNNLACIQAKDRMTGRIEIAACVKVAEVAQIRISDDWLPFRGVNLVLGAELSLPIVYLDALGNRFHEAYDIVLFDAETDNPDVVSVNTTLGGSGIIHLKAMRHGRALVRVSIASMPLKSDYILISVGAHIHPQNPVIHIGSHVNFSIEGLNDQISGRWLTANESVISVSPLSGEAEVIGEGSTQVHFEALSMKLRTTVTVLTDDIVSVDAPRETLTNVPFPTKGYNFSVKISDKFKAFGNTKGLQYVCRVDPPFVGYSNPWIDLDTGNSYCLFFPYTPEHLVRFKSKEMKPDITVSINASLRGADHVSGSASALFVGGFSVLEMGKLNLTPDSNKTIITILGNTDVEIYWHDRDLLLVTPIHKEGFGIGGRAKYEVRMLGTKRFKDTIFITLPSNGQSVEIYVNSDPGETPASETTTISYTFWPTVLGGLAILILIVVVFKYYSDKPDRSHIPVAPATPSMAAPITPERGSPADVSDLSPRTPQPFMDYVRRTIDETPYYRREPRRRLLCVNSRRKIFIGGLARETTTAQFVKHFGNYGEIIDSVIMKDRKTGQPRGFGFVTYADPSVVDTVIEETHVINGKQVEIKRTIPRGAMGSKDFKTKKIFVGGIPTTVNEDEFSDFFSQFGEVKEHQIMRDHSTGRSRGFGFVTFETEQAVDNLLDKGNKLEFAGAQVEIKKAEPKKQTTLPPPPSKRYNDSRPAYGGGYGDSYGGFGGGGGYGGAGAYRSTASAYAGRGTAYGGYSGSEFGGYGVYGGGGIGAYRGEPSVGGYAGRYGGAYSRGYDLGGGGGYGGTGGESYGGYGSAGGGAGGGYGSGSGYDAGFGGGYGGGSGASFYGSSRGGYGGAGSGRYHPYGR